AATGGTAACTATATCATAATCCGCGACTTAATGGACTTCCTCTAATCACTTGTCGCAGAACTTGTGCCCATCGGATATTTTAACATGCATGATTGACGGCCATGCCCTTAATGCCCACAATACTATGCTCTACAAGCAACAGACTGTGGCGAAGCTTCAATCTCGCTTTTATGTCTTCATTTCCTTCCACTACCTATAGGTCTTTCACTAGTATCTTTGCTAGGCGACACATTTCGGCCGAAGAGGGAAACGGCAACCTCTGAGATCACGGGAAATATTCCCGCCATAAATTTTTACATGTTAACCTAAGGCTCCACTATATTTGCCATTGGTGCTGAAATTACTACGATGGCTCCGTTGTGTCATAATTGGAGACAGTCGGCTACTCGGCTACATGGCTCGTTTCCGACGGGAGCGTTAAGTCCGCGGGAACTTAGGGCTAATTGTATACCCCATGGTCCTGTTCCTCAACCCCAGTTTACCCCAATTCGTTTGTCCCATGGCCTTGGGAAATTATGCGGGGTGCAGATATAAACCTCTGTCTTCGGTATGTTCTTTCTGGCACCAAACACATTGGGACCTAGCGAACACAATGCTTCGAGGACAAGCGCTGCGTCTGGCCCAGGTGCTTCTCACCGTTGCACCGGCCTTTATCACCTACGGTTACAATCAGGCAGGGGTAGGACCGCTAGCTACTCTGCAGACATGGTATGAATTCCAACTGTCTCATGTGCCAATTGATCGAATCAGGAGCTCACACTTTCCAGGGTTCATATGTTTCCGGATATTGACACGGTCAACACTGATGGTGCTATCAAGGAACAAAATTCAACAAGAAAAGGCGCAGTCATCGCCTCTCTCCAACTGGGGGCACTCCTAGGCGCACTCTCATGCACGTACCTTGGTGACTATCTTGGCCGGCGCCAGACCATCTTTCTAGCTGCTGTTATTGTTGTCATTGGTGAGCTGTTGGAGACCTCAGCTTTCAACATTGCCCAGTTTACGGTGGGCAGAGTTATACTAGGGTTTGGTGTTGGACAGCTAAGCGCCACCGTGCCCGTTTTTCAGGCAGAGTGTAGTTCAGCAAAGCACCGAGGCCAGCACGTTGTTGTCGATGGTATCTGTATGGTTCTCGGCTTTGTACTGTGCAACTGGATAGATTTTGGATTCAGCAAAACATCCGGTGACAAACAGTTCCGTGTGCCGCTTGCTCTTTCCTTCATATTTCCTCTGATAGTGCTTTTCTCCGTGTTCTCTCTCCCGGAATCCCCACGATGGCTGGTCCTAGTAGGCCGCCCTGGCGAAGCCGCACGCAGTTTAGCAGCGTACAGGGGTCTccctgaagatgacgaggccaTACAGGCAGAAATAGCAAGTATCGAGTCCTCATTGGAGCTCACCGAGCAGTCCGGTGGCGTCACCCTTCGCGAAATCTTTTCCAGGAGCGACGAGGACCGTCTCTTCTATCGCTTCGCCCTGTGCATGGTTATCCAATTCTTCCAGCAAATGTGCGGCGGCAACTTGATCTCAACTTACATTTCGACGATCTTCGAACAAAACCTCAAGCTTGGAAGTGACTTATCTCGGATTCTAGCTGCCAGCGCACTCACGTGGAAATGTCTCTGCAATTTCATCCCATTCTTCGCAATCGACCGCCTTGGTCGCCGCAAGCTATTCATGTTCAGTGGCACCGGCATGTCCATCTGCATGGTCGTCCTCGCAATCACAACGAGCTTTGACACCAGCAACAAGGCCGCTTCTGTTATATCTGTAGCCTTCATCTGGCTATTTAACCTATTCTACCCAATTGGCTTCTCGGGTGCAAACTTCGTCTACTGCACCGAGGTCGCCCCTATTCAACTCCGCGTTGCCATGGCGTCCATGTCCACAGCGAATAAGTGGCTATGGAACTTTGTGGTCGTGATGATCACACCAGTTGCCCTCGATACAATCGGGTACCGGTATTATATCGTCTATGCGGTTATCTCAGCATGCATCCCTGTCTCAGTGTTCTTCTTCTACCCCGAGACAATGGGCCGCAGCCTGGAGTCCTTGAACAAGGTGTTCCGTGATGCGCCGTCAATATGGCATGTTGTGGATATGGCAAAAGGCATTCCCAAGGGCGATGTGGCTGGAATGGACGTGGAGCCGGATGAGAAAAAGGTGAACCTGGAGCAGAAAGAGCATGTGTgatggttttctttttctttttcttttttttttttttttttttttttgatccCCGCTCTTCCGACTCCTAGAAGAGACCGTGGCCGGCGTACTATAGAAGGGCGCCAGTGGTATCTCTACTCAAGTGCTGCTAGGATATATTGGCAAGGCCTGTACCTCAAGAGATATTACGATTCGCATCGTCTTGTACATGATAATTTCCTGTTAGTGAAATATGAGTTATGGCGGACTGTGGTATCAATACCAAGGCTCCTTCCTACCCCAGAAAGTAATCACTCAGGCGCACCTTCCCAGAGTTCCAGCTCCCATTCCAGTTTATAAGGAAAGCGCAATCGTGTACTTCAGGAAGGAACGAAGGGTCCTTCCTTCCCACGCAGTCGGGTCGGCAGGTGCGCATCACGCCTTCCTGATCGCAGCCCAGTATATATGAAGTGCTCTTTCCCACATGGAAGGCGCGATGGACCTCCAGCCCGCCTGCGCACTGTCCCTCCTTCCGGAGCAGCACAGTTGTATAATACTTACCCCCCTCTGCCGGCAACCTTGAATGTCATGCGGCATTCTGTTTGAGCACGCGGCCAGGCATTGCCCATTTTGCAAGTCGACACCGCACGTATTGGAAGTTTGCTCGCACCATTAGCAGCTTCGTTGGCCTTCTGTAGGCCAGTGATCTACCTAGAAGCCTCGTTTGGATCGTAGCCGTCGGGGACGCATGGTGACCAGGCCACAAACACAGCCAAATAAGCAAACATAAAGAACAGTTCAATGACTGCTTCAGATATCCCCATATCTCTTCTAACGTATGGCTAACATCTCCGCCTGTTCTGCGTGCAGGATCCAAATGCATGTCGCACAACTCACACTTGCATTTCCCCTCTTCTTGTCGCCCAAGAGTCTATAATTAGGGTGTACGGGCCTGTTTACTGAGTTTTGTCTCGACCCTTGAGTTACCACCCACTCTTCCTTTACGTCTTTGAACCCAAAATGGTAAAGAAAcataagaaaaagaaggtTAATCAAACCGCGATGAAGGCGAGCTCGCCTGCAGTGCCCGAGGAGGTGCTTAAGGGGGCGCCTGAGGTCCCTGAGGTACCTGACGAGGAACTTCCAGAAATCGATTACAATcaaccgtcttcttcgtGAGTCATATCGAAATACGCTGTGATCAAAAGTCCACTGATGAACTGACTTGTCTTCTCGTGCGGCCCTTATGAAATACCGATAGTCACTATCATAATCGGAAGCAAACTCTACGGTATTCCAGAGTATTATGTTCGCCAGGTGCCTCAGCTATCCAATAAATTGTCTGCTTGGGACTCAAAAATCACGCTCTTGGGCATTCACGAGGATATTGGTCATACCTTTGTGCATTTTCTGTACTCGGGCTCTTACGAGACAATAATCTCGCCGCTTGGTCGAGGCGTGGACTGTATTGCGAGAGAATACCGAAGAAGCGTTCTAGTGTACGAGGCAGCCAGGACTTACGATATCCCCGATCTTGAGGCTCTTGCTAGAAAGTATATCGAGCATTTCGGCAAAGCCTTGTCTTTTTTCGATATTCTGCGGACAATCAAAGAGGTGTTCTCAAAGCTTCCAGAAGATGAGAGTTGGGTTCCCCTTTACGTCAAACAGAAACTGAAACAGTCCTTCCTCATTGATGAATCTATCTTCACTGACGACGAGTTCTTTGGCATATTGGGAGAAGACCGTTACTTTAGTAACACTGTTTTCAAGATGATTATTGATATATACTCCACCCGTCTGCAACTCTTGGAAAGCCCGCCTACCCACAAGAGTTCAATTAATGGACATATGGACATGGAGCGAATCGGTTCAGAATCCCCGGCAGCGAgacatggcgatgatgaatatCCTGCACTGTATGAAGTACGCAAAGAATCTCCATCCGAAGAAGCTTCTATGGATGATTCCCCGCCAGTTGAGCCATACCCGGTCGAGTGTTGTCCACAGTCAGAGCCGAAAGACGCGTCGCCAGAGCCACCTTCTGTTGATGATTACGCACCAGAGCCCACGCCACCTGAGCCATACCCTGAGGAGTGTGCGCCAGAGGATCCTGCTGATAAGTCTCTATATCCTCCTGCGCCGCGCTCTCTTGACTATTATGCCGAGGAGCCTGCACCTGCATCCGAACCATGTCCTGTTGAGGATTGCATACCAGAGTCCACACCATATGAACCGTATCCTGAGGAATGCCTGCCGGAAGCTCCAGCTGAATGGTCTCGTTCTCTGCCTAGGCCGTGTTCTGTTGATGATTATTCCGACGAACCTGTACCCGAACCATATCCTGTCGAGGATTACGTGCCAGAGCCCGCGCCACCTGAGCCGTACCTTGAATACTCACAGGCAGAGCCTACAACTGAAGGGCTTCCATCCCCCCCTGAGGAAAACCTTGTCAGAACGTCGACTGCCGCAAACTTGATGGCAAACATCAGCCTGTATAACGATTGGGAAGCCCTTtcaaagaaaggaaaagtcAAAAGGCGAGGAAAGCTCAGGAAGATGGGTCTTCCGGTTCCTACATAGCATTGGCAGCTTGGGGTTTAGTCCGAGGCATGGTGTAGGGCGAATTGATATTGACATCTGAGTAATCCATCTTCATAAGAGCTGTGTCAGTAGAGGATTGAGGGTTGTTTTTCCGCGGGGATTTACGTCATGCGGTTCGCACTGTGATATGCCCGATCGGGACTAGTGTCAGTGCCTCAGTATAAGACGTCCCCCCTCACTCCCACGCTTactcctctcttccttcgGCTTATTTGCGCatcgttcttcctccagtCTCTCAAGGTAAAATCCTAAAAATCTCCCAAACCATTGTCATCTCTAGAACTTATTTTTAGTGTACCAACTCTAACAGACACCCGATGAATCTCCAATCCCGGCTTCGGTCCATCACCAAACACAACGTCTCCACGTTTCGGCGGCATTATGTCTCTGAGATCGCCGGCTCCCTTGGAGATCTTGGGACCTTTCTTCCCATTGCACTGGCCCTCGCCTCTAATGGAACAGTCTCCCTTGCAAGTACTTTTATATTCTCCGGTCTATTCAACATCTTGACGggcctcttcttcggcatTCCTCTACCGGTGCAACCGATGAAAGCCATTGCCGCAGTAGCTATCGCTCAGTCCTTCTCCCCCGGCTCTATCGCAGCTGCGGGGATCTTTGTGGCTGCTGTTCTCTTCGTGGGGAGCGTGACTGGGCTCCTCGAATGGTTCACCCGTGTAATTCCCATTCCCGTCGTCAAGGGAATCCAAGTCGGAGCCGGATTGTCTTTGGTGATGGCAGCCTGTACAACTCTGCATAACCTTGGATGGATTCATCCTTCGTGGGCCGACAACCGTCTCTGGGCGATTGGTGTCTTTGTCGCACTTCTTCTCACCAACTCTGCTGCCAGACGCCTGCCGTACGCCCTTATCGTCTTTATCATAGGTATAGTCATAGCGATCATCCGCAGCGCGCTATCGTCCCATCTCCCTTCGTTTACATTTTGGCATCCGTACATCGTTGTTCCAATCGGCCACGAATGGTCTAAAGGCGCCATCGATGCCGGTCTCGGCCAGCTTCCGCTCACGACATTGAACTCTATCATAGCGGTTGTACATCTCGCCGCTGACTTGCTACCATCCGTCCCAACTCCCTCTGTAACCGCCATCGGCCTCAGCGTCTCCTTAATGAACCTAGTCGGTGTTTGGTTTGGCGCTATGCCTGTTTGCCACGGTTCCGGTGGATTGGCCGCACAATACCGATTCGGCGCGCGCTCAGGTGCAAGTGTCGTGTTTCTCGGAGTGTGTAAGTTAATACTCGGTCTTGTATTCGGAGAGAGCCTAGTAGATATATTGCACCGTTTCCCGAAGGCGCTCCTAGCTGTTATGGTCATCGCGGCTGGCCTGGAGCTAGTCCGCGTCGGCGAGAGCCTGAATACCTCTGGCGCGCGAGACCTGCGAAGACACGCCGAGGACGCGAATGATTCGTCTCGGTTCCATCTAAGCGAAGAGGAGCGAACACGTAGGTGGATGGTCATGATGGTTACAGTAGGACTACTGGTCGGGTTTAAAAACGACGCCGTGGGGTTCGTGGCGGGTATGCTGTGTCACTGGGCCTATGAGTTGCCGGCCCTTGTACACCGTACAAAACGCCGCTGGTCGGAGGGGAGAGTTCGATTGCCATAAAAGCAAACATGTGGTATACACTATACATGACGATAACGATTCTATACAAGTTGAAACGATTGCATCCGATAATTATGGCATTTATGACTAGATAAATAGAACAGAACATGCAGTACATCTCAAATCAATTTCATGGCATCATCGAATCATTGCATTCTCCTCGATCACTGTTGCTAAATCCTTTCTCAAGCGATTTTCTCAAaatcatcctcgtcatcaacatcttcaatcCTTCTCGTCATGCCCTCGGATTTCGCGTCAGGCAAGGCAGCTAATTCCCGTCCCTGCTCATCAAATCGGCGCTCCTCGACGATAACGGGCTGGCCAAGGCCTTGCTCGATTGTGCGTACAGTGGTTGTGCCGTCGGGCTCTGTGTGCGATGAGGTGGTGTAGCGGTGGCCGGATTCAGTGTGCTGCTGGCCGTCGGAGCTGTAGCTAGAGCTCGAggcagagaagaaggattGGGAGGTGGACTGCATGTTGGATATTTTGTAGTTTGTGGGTTGGACTGATTTGTTTGGATGGGTAGAAATGATGTTGTTTGTTGTGAAAAAGGCGAGAGAAATGAGCGGATATATAGGTCCTGTGTGGCGAGGGTTGATGTCATTGTTGGGATTATTTTATCATACATAGTAACCGGGTAACCATGATGCAAATCTGTTGGTGGACCAGGTACCAAACATCTCAGACCTGTTTAAACAGGTAATCTCGAGTCATGACTACCTCCGATCCTTGTATACAACCGGAGAGCTGGGCCAGCTCCAAGACTATGCCTAAACCGGGGAGGTTGAAGCTATCGCCAGCCAATCTGGAACCCCGCAGATAAGCGCATGAAAATATCCccgcttttcctcctcctccctccatTGCACCTTCATTTCCACCTGCTCGGGGTCCTCtaaggaaaggaaaggaaacagGAGCAACAACAGAAAAAATGCCCGGCCTAACCCCCTCCCAACTAACGTCCTTCCACGAAAATGGCTACCTCGTCCTCCCCAACTACCTCTCCCCCGAAGAAACCACCTCGCTCATAACCGAAAccacctccctcctctcaaccTTCGACCTCTCCACCCACCCGCTCACACAATTCACAaccggcgacgacgaaaaGGACAACAAGCCCCATGTCGGCGACGACTACTTCCTAACCTCCGGCGACAAagtccgcttcttcttcgaacCCGACGCCTTCGAAACGGATCCCAGTTCGGGGAGTCCAAAACTCACCCGTCCCAAGGAAACAGCCGTGAATAAGATCGGGCATGCCCTGCATTCTCTCTCGCGGCCCTTTGAGGCTGTAACGCTGAGCGAGCGGAACGCTGGTATCGCGCGCAGTCTGGGCTTCCATGATCCGAGGGTTTTGCAGAGTATGGTTATTTGCAAGCAGCCGGGGATTGGCGGCGCGGTGCCGCCGCATAAGGACTCGGAGTTCCTGTATACGAGTCCGCCGAGTGCCGTGGGGTTCTGGATTGCGTTGCAGGATGCGGGGCCTGGGAATGCGACGCTGGCGATGTATAAGGGGTCGCA
This genomic interval from Aspergillus puulaauensis MK2 DNA, chromosome 7, nearly complete sequence contains the following:
- a CDS encoding sugar porter family MFS transporter (COG:G;~EggNog:ENOG410PKV4;~InterPro:IPR005829,IPR005828,IPR003663,IPR036259, IPR020846;~PFAM:PF00083,PF07690;~SECRETED:SignalP(1-24);~TransMembrane:12 (i7-25o65-85i94-115o121-140i152-170o182-203i270-293o313-334i341-362o368-396i417-434o440-457i);~go_component: GO:0016020 - membrane [Evidence IEA];~go_component: GO:0016021 - integral component of membrane [Evidence IEA];~go_function: GO:0022857 - transmembrane transporter activity [Evidence IEA];~go_process: GO:0055085 - transmembrane transport [Evidence IEA]) yields the protein MLRGQALRLAQVLLTVAPAFITYGYNQAGVGPLATLQTWVHMFPDIDTVNTDGAIKEQNSTRKGAVIASLQLGALLGALSCTYLGDYLGRRQTIFLAAVIVVIGELLETSAFNIAQFTVGRVILGFGVGQLSATVPVFQAECSSAKHRGQHVVVDGICMVLGFVLCNWIDFGFSKTSGDKQFRVPLALSFIFPLIVLFSVFSLPESPRWLVLVGRPGEAARSLAAYRGLPEDDEAIQAEIASIESSLELTEQSGGVTLREIFSRSDEDRLFYRFALCMVIQFFQQMCGGNLISTYISTIFEQNLKLGSDLSRILAASALTWKCLCNFIPFFAIDRLGRRKLFMFSGTGMSICMVVLAITTSFDTSNKAASVISVAFIWLFNLFYPIGFSGANFVYCTEVAPIQLRVAMASMSTANKWLWNFVVVMITPVALDTIGYRYYIVYAVISACIPVSVFFFYPETMGRSLESLNKVFRDAPSIWHVVDMAKGIPKGDVAGMDVEPDEKKVNLEQKEHKRPWPAYYRRAPVVSLLKCC
- a CDS encoding uncharacterized protein (COG:S;~EggNog:ENOG410PXUZ), coding for MVKKHKKKKVNQTAMKASSPAVPEEVLKGAPEVPEVPDEELPEIDYNQPSSSKLYGIPEYYVRQVPQLSNKLSAWDSKITLLGIHEDIGHTFVHFLYSGSYETIISPLGRGVDCIAREYRRSVLVYEAARTYDIPDLEALARKYIEHFGKALSFFDILRTIKEVFSKLPEDESWVPLYVKQKLKQSFLIDESIFTDDEFFGILGEDRYFSNTVFKMIIDIYSTRLQLLESPPTHKSSINGHMDMERIGSESPAARHGDDEYPALYEVRKESPSEEASMDDSPPVEPYPVECCPQSEPKDASPEPPSVDDYAPEPTPPEPYPEECAPEDPADKSLYPPAPRSLDYYAEEPAPASEPCPVEDCIPESTPYEPYPEECLPEAPAEWSRSLPRPCSVDDYSDEPVPEPYPVEDYVPEPAPPEPYLEYSQAEPTTEGLPSPPEENLVRTSTAANLMANISLYNDWEALSKKGKVKRRGKLRKMGLPVPT
- a CDS encoding putative sulfate/molybdate transporter (COG:P;~EggNog:ENOG410PGTE;~InterPro:IPR031563;~PFAM:PF16983;~TransMembrane:10 (o26-44i51-75o95-118i130-149o161-177i182-200o261-284i296-317o329-348i384-414o);~go_function: GO:0015098 - molybdate ion transmembrane transporter activity [Evidence IEA];~go_process: GO:0015689 - molybdate ion transport [Evidence IEA]); translation: MNLQSRLRSITKHNVSTFRRHYVSEIAGSLGDLGTFLPIALALASNGTVSLASTFIFSGLFNILTGLFFGIPLPVQPMKAIAAVAIAQSFSPGSIAAAGIFVAAVLFVGSVTGLLEWFTRVIPIPVVKGIQVGAGLSLVMAACTTLHNLGWIHPSWADNRLWAIGVFVALLLTNSAARRLPYALIVFIIGIVIAIIRSALSSHLPSFTFWHPYIVVPIGHEWSKGAIDAGLGQLPLTTLNSIIAVVHLAADLLPSVPTPSVTAIGLSVSLMNLVGVWFGAMPVCHGSGGLAAQYRFGARSGASVVFLGVCKLILGLVFGESLVDILHRFPKALLAVMVIAAGLELVRVGESLNTSGARDLRRHAEDANDSSRFHLSEEERTRRWMVMMVTVGLLVGFKNDAVGFVAGMLCHWAYELPALVHRTKRRWSEGRVRLP
- a CDS encoding uncharacterized protein (COG:S;~EggNog:ENOG410Q2E9) translates to MQSTSQSFFSASSSSYSSDGQQHTESGHRYTTSSHTEPDGTTTVRTIEQGLGQPVIVEERRFDEQGRELAALPDAKSEGMTRRIEDVDDEDDFEKIA
- a CDS encoding phytanoyl-CoA dioxygenase family protein (COG:I;~EggNog:ENOG410PM9D;~InterPro:IPR008775;~PFAM:PF05721); amino-acid sequence: MPGLTPSQLTSFHENGYLVLPNYLSPEETTSLITETTSLLSTFDLSTHPLTQFTTGDDEKDNKPHVGDDYFLTSGDKVRFFFEPDAFETDPSSGSPKLTRPKETAVNKIGHALHSLSRPFEAVTLSERNAGIARSLGFHDPRVLQSMVICKQPGIGGAVPPHKDSEFLYTSPPSAVGFWIALQDAGPGNATLAMYKGSHRRPGGKVERRFVRRYNEDGEVCGTEFVKNEGPEFPKDLEVGDKDEEGEVEVLDVKAGSLVLIHGNVLHKSEKNTGGKSRYAYTFHVIEGGEGWEYDGRNWLQPPEEGFSRLYK